The window TTCATCGCGCTCAACATGCCGAAGAAGGGCTGGGGCGTGCCGGTCTGCCTGGTGCTGATGGCGCTGCCGCTCTTGATCCCGTGGAATGTCGTCGGCACCATCTGGCAAGTCTTCGGGCGCAACGACATCGGCCTGCTCGGCTACTACGTCAACGCGCTCGGCATCGACTACAATTACGTTCAGGACCCGGTCGACGCCTGGGTCACCGTCATCGTCATGGACGTCTGGCACTGGACAAGCCTGGTCGTGCTGCTCTGCTATGCCGGCCTTGTCTCGATCCCAGACGCCTTCTATCAGGCGGCCAAGATCGACGGCGCCTCGCGCTGGGCGGTGTTCCGCTACATCCAGCTGCCGAAGATGCAGCGCGTGCTGTTGATCGCCGTGCTTTTGCGCTTCATGGACAGTTTTATGATCTACACCGAGCCCTTCGTCGTCACCGGCGGCGGCCCCGGCAACTCGACCACGTTCCTGTCGATCGACCTCGTCAAGACGGCGCTTGGCCAGTTCGACCTCGGCCCGGCCGCGGCCATGTCGCTGGTCTATTTCCTGATCATCCTGCTGTTGTCATGGGTGTTCTACACCGTGATGACCAACTACGACGCGGAGCGCTGAGATGAGGGGCGTCAACGAGACAACGCGCGTGAGCGAAACGGCGGTCACCGAAGTAGAGAGCACGTTGTCGCAGGACGAGGTGGCGAAGCTGATGCGCCATCGCGGCGAGGAATCGCGCTGGTGGTGGATCGTGCCGACGGTCTATATCGTCCTGCTTCTTTTGCCGATCTACTGGCTCATCAATATGAGCTTCAAGACCAACCAGGAGATCGTGTCGTCGCTGACGCTCTTTCCGCATGAGCCTACGCTGCGCAACTACAAGATCATCTTCACCGACCCGTCCTGGTATTCCGGCTACATCAATTCGATCACCTATGTGGTGATGAACATGGTGATCTCGGTGGCGGTGGCGCTGCCGGCGGCCTACGCCTTCTCGCGCTACCGCTTCCTCGGAGACAAGCACCTGTTCTTCTGGCTTTTGACGAACCGCATGGCGCCGCCGGCGGTGTTCGCGCTGCCGTTCTTCCAGCTCTATTCGGCCTTCGGCCTCATCGACACGCATATCGCAGTGGCGCTTGCGCACTGCCTGTTCAACGTGCCGCTGGCGGTGTGGATCCTGGAAGGTTTCATGTCTGGCGTGCCGAAGGAGATCGACGAGACCGCCTATATCGACGGCTATTCGTTCCCGCGCTTCTTCGTGAAGATCTTCATGCCGCTGATCGCCAGCGGCATCGGCGTCGCCTGCTTCTTCTGCTTCATGTTCTCGTGGGTGGAGCTCTTGATTGCCCGCACGCTGACGACAACCGATGCCAAGCCGATCGCCGCCACCATGACGCGCACGGTTTCGGCTGCGGGCATGGACTGGGGCCTGCTTGCCGCCGCCGGCGTGCTGACGCTGATCCCCGGCGCGCTCGTCATCTGGTTCGTGCGCAACTATATCGCCAAGGGCTTCGCCCTGGGGAGGGTCTAGCCATGAACCTCGACTTCTCCTGGATGGCGTGGACATGGCCGACGGCCGCCTTCTTTGTCGTCATCGCGCTGATGCTCTGCGGCATGGGCGTATGGGAATATGTCTCGCCCGGCGGCAATCCGCGCATCGGCTTGCTGCGCTTCGAGACGACGCGCGGCGACCGCCTCTTCGTTTCGCTGCTTGGCAGCGCCTTCATCCATCTCGCTTGGCTGGGTCTGGTTGGACCCAACCTGTGGTGGGCTCTCGCTCTCTCCGTGGTCTACGCCGTTGGCGTGTTCCGCTACGTATAGAGGGGGATTAGTCGGAGCGGCCGCGT is drawn from Mesorhizobium sp. B1-1-8 and contains these coding sequences:
- a CDS encoding carbohydrate ABC transporter permease, with the protein product MRGVNETTRVSETAVTEVESTLSQDEVAKLMRHRGEESRWWWIVPTVYIVLLLLPIYWLINMSFKTNQEIVSSLTLFPHEPTLRNYKIIFTDPSWYSGYINSITYVVMNMVISVAVALPAAYAFSRYRFLGDKHLFFWLLTNRMAPPAVFALPFFQLYSAFGLIDTHIAVALAHCLFNVPLAVWILEGFMSGVPKEIDETAYIDGYSFPRFFVKIFMPLIASGIGVACFFCFMFSWVELLIARTLTTTDAKPIAATMTRTVSAAGMDWGLLAAAGVLTLIPGALVIWFVRNYIAKGFALGRV
- a CDS encoding DUF2160 domain-containing protein, coding for MNLDFSWMAWTWPTAAFFVVIALMLCGMGVWEYVSPGGNPRIGLLRFETTRGDRLFVSLLGSAFIHLAWLGLVGPNLWWALALSVVYAVGVFRYV
- a CDS encoding carbohydrate ABC transporter permease encodes the protein MEKTWNNKAWFLVLPVLVLVAFSAVIPLMTVVNYSVQDTFGNNVFFWAGTEWFEELLQSNRFWEAMVRNLIFSFIILAIEVPLGIFIALNMPKKGWGVPVCLVLMALPLLIPWNVVGTIWQVFGRNDIGLLGYYVNALGIDYNYVQDPVDAWVTVIVMDVWHWTSLVVLLCYAGLVSIPDAFYQAAKIDGASRWAVFRYIQLPKMQRVLLIAVLLRFMDSFMIYTEPFVVTGGGPGNSTTFLSIDLVKTALGQFDLGPAAAMSLVYFLIILLLSWVFYTVMTNYDAER